A genomic region of Pseudomonas sp. MPC6 contains the following coding sequences:
- the lptF gene encoding LPS export ABC transporter permease LptF — translation MIVFRYLSREVLLTLSAVSAVLLVIIMSGRFIKYLAQAAAGLLDPGSLFLIMGFRLPGFMQLILPLGLFLGILLAYGRLYLESEMTVLSATGMSQQRLLAMTLFPATLVALVVAWLSLSLAPQGANQFQLLLNKQDALTEFDTLEPGRFQALRDGTRVTYTETLSDNRVNLGGVFISQKNISSDDKKDRGISVLVAEKGRQEIRADGNRYLILENGYRYDGNPGQADYRAIKYDEYGVLLPKPDVSDEVTDRDAMTTSSLLGSDDIRSRTELQWRLSLPLLVFIVTLMAVPLSRVNPRQGRFLKLLPAILLYMAYLTILIAARGALEKGKIPPALGLWWVHAIFLVIGLGLLYWEPLRLKMASRRSALEVARG, via the coding sequence TTGATTGTCTTTCGTTATCTGTCCCGAGAAGTCCTGTTGACCTTGAGCGCCGTCAGTGCGGTGCTGCTGGTCATCATCATGAGTGGACGCTTCATCAAGTACCTCGCCCAGGCGGCTGCCGGTCTGCTGGATCCGGGCTCGCTGTTTCTGATCATGGGCTTTCGCCTGCCGGGTTTCATGCAGTTGATTCTGCCGTTGGGCCTGTTTCTCGGGATTCTGCTGGCCTACGGCCGTTTGTACCTTGAAAGCGAAATGACCGTACTGTCGGCCACCGGCATGAGCCAGCAGCGACTGTTGGCAATGACGTTGTTCCCCGCCACCCTGGTTGCATTGGTGGTGGCGTGGCTCAGCCTGAGCCTGGCGCCGCAAGGGGCCAATCAGTTCCAGTTGCTGTTGAACAAGCAGGATGCCCTGACCGAGTTCGACACCCTTGAGCCTGGCCGTTTCCAGGCGCTGCGCGACGGAACGCGGGTGACCTACACCGAAACGTTGTCGGATAACCGCGTCAACCTTGGCGGCGTGTTCATTTCGCAGAAGAACATCTCCTCGGACGACAAGAAGGATCGCGGGATTTCCGTGCTGGTGGCCGAGAAGGGGCGCCAGGAAATTCGCGCCGACGGCAACCGCTACCTGATTCTCGAGAACGGTTATCGCTATGACGGTAACCCGGGTCAGGCCGACTACCGGGCGATCAAATATGACGAGTATGGCGTATTGCTACCTAAGCCGGACGTCAGCGATGAAGTCACCGACCGTGACGCGATGACCACCAGTTCGCTGCTGGGCAGTGACGACATCCGCTCCCGCACCGAATTGCAGTGGCGCCTGTCCTTGCCGTTGCTGGTGTTCATCGTGACCCTGATGGCGGTGCCGTTGTCGCGGGTCAATCCGCGCCAGGGCCGTTTCCTCAAGCTGTTGCCGGCGATTCTTCTCTATATGGCTTACCTGACGATCCTGATTGCCGCCCGCGGCGCCCTCGAGAAGGGCAAGATCCCGCCGGCACTGGGGTTGTGGTGGGTGCATGCGATCTTCCTGGTCATCGGCCTGGGCCTGCTCTATTGGGAACCACTGCGCTTGAAAATGGCGAGTCGCCGCAGCGCGCTGGAGGTGGCCCGTGGTTAA
- a CDS encoding leucyl aminopeptidase, with product MELVVKSVNPETLKTATLVVAVGEGRKLGATARLLDELSGGAISAVLKRGDLAGKVGQSLLLHSLPNLKAERVLLVGVGKDEELGDRPFRKIIAGILNTLKGLGGSDAVLALDEVAVKGRDSYGKTRLLAETLVDGEYSFDQFKSQKAEPRSLKKVTLVTIKAAQAEVERAVAHATAIANGMAFTRDLGNLPPNICHPTFLGEQAKNLGKEFKSLKVEVLDEKKIKDLGMGSFYAVGQGSAQPPRLIVMQYNGGKKSEKPYALVGKGITFDTGGISLKPGAGMDEMKYDMGGAASVFGTLRAVLELKLPINLVCILACAENMPSGNAARPGDIVTTMSGQTVEILNTDAEGRLVLCDALTYSERFKPQAVIDIATLTGACVVALGSHTSGLLGNNDELIGQLLSAGQSADDRAWQLPLFDEYQEQLDSPFADIANIGGPKAGTITAACFLSRFTKNLNWAHLDIAGTAWTSGGKDKGATGRPVPLLTQYLLDRAKA from the coding sequence ATGGAACTGGTTGTAAAAAGCGTTAACCCAGAAACGTTGAAGACCGCCACGCTGGTAGTCGCCGTCGGCGAAGGCCGCAAGCTTGGCGCTACTGCTCGCCTGCTCGACGAACTGAGCGGTGGCGCCATCAGCGCGGTGCTCAAGCGCGGCGACCTGGCCGGCAAGGTCGGCCAGAGCCTGTTGCTGCACAGCCTGCCGAACCTCAAGGCCGAACGCGTGCTACTGGTGGGCGTGGGCAAGGACGAAGAGCTGGGCGACCGCCCGTTCCGCAAGATCATCGCCGGCATCCTCAATACCCTTAAAGGCCTGGGCGGCAGCGATGCCGTGCTGGCCCTGGACGAAGTCGCGGTCAAAGGCCGTGACAGCTATGGCAAGACCCGCCTGCTGGCCGAAACCCTGGTGGACGGCGAATACTCCTTCGATCAGTTCAAGAGCCAGAAAGCCGAGCCACGCAGCCTGAAGAAAGTCACCCTGGTGACCATCAAGGCAGCCCAGGCCGAAGTCGAGCGCGCCGTGGCCCACGCCACCGCCATCGCCAATGGCATGGCGTTTACCCGCGACCTGGGCAACCTGCCGCCGAACATCTGCCACCCGACCTTCCTCGGCGAACAAGCCAAGAACCTGGGCAAGGAATTCAAGAGCCTGAAAGTCGAAGTCCTCGATGAGAAGAAGATCAAGGACCTGGGCATGGGCTCGTTCTACGCCGTCGGCCAGGGCAGTGCCCAGCCACCGCGCCTGATCGTCATGCAGTACAACGGCGGCAAGAAATCCGAGAAGCCGTACGCACTGGTCGGCAAAGGCATCACCTTCGACACCGGCGGCATCAGCCTGAAACCAGGCGCCGGCATGGATGAAATGAAGTACGACATGGGCGGCGCCGCCAGCGTCTTCGGCACCCTGCGAGCCGTGCTCGAACTGAAACTGCCGATCAACCTGGTGTGCATCCTGGCCTGCGCCGAGAACATGCCGAGCGGCAACGCTGCGCGCCCTGGCGATATCGTCACCACCATGAGCGGCCAGACCGTGGAAATCCTCAACACCGACGCCGAAGGCCGTCTGGTGCTGTGCGACGCCCTGACCTACTCCGAGCGCTTCAAGCCGCAAGCGGTCATCGACATCGCCACCCTGACCGGCGCTTGCGTCGTCGCACTGGGCTCCCATACCTCGGGCCTGCTGGGCAACAACGACGAACTGATCGGCCAACTGTTGAGCGCCGGCCAGTCCGCCGACGACCGCGCCTGGCAACTGCCGTTGTTCGATGAGTACCAGGAACAGCTGGACAGCCCGTTCGCCGACATCGCCAACATTGGCGGCCCGAAAGCCGGCACCATCACCGCGGCCTGCTTCCTGTCGCGCTTCACCAAGAACCTGAACTGGGCGCACCTGGACATCGCCGGCACGGCGTGGACCAGTGGCGGCAAGGACAAGGGCGCCACTGGCCGTCCGGTTCCACTGCTGACCCAATACCTGCTGGACCGCGCCAAAGCCTAA
- a CDS encoding DNA polymerase III subunit chi — protein sequence MTKVDFYILPSADPSARLDFACKLTEKAWRMGHRIYLHCSDAAQRDDLDARLWAFKGESFVPHGPAESEPEGVIVLGLGDDCGLHQDLLVNLDLKIPTFAGQFARVAEVVVEDPTIRQAARESFRFYREQGYPLQDHRLQRL from the coding sequence ATGACCAAAGTCGACTTCTACATCCTGCCCAGCGCCGATCCGTCGGCGCGGCTGGATTTCGCCTGCAAGCTCACCGAGAAAGCCTGGCGCATGGGCCACCGCATCTACCTGCATTGCAGCGATGCCGCCCAGCGTGACGATCTCGATGCGCGCCTGTGGGCCTTCAAGGGCGAAAGCTTCGTGCCTCATGGTCCCGCCGAAAGCGAGCCCGAGGGGGTGATCGTGCTGGGCCTTGGCGATGACTGCGGTCTGCACCAGGATCTGCTGGTCAACCTCGACTTGAAAATCCCGACCTTCGCCGGGCAATTCGCCCGCGTGGCGGAAGTGGTGGTTGAAGATCCGACAATTCGTCAGGCCGCGCGGGAGAGTTTCCGCTTCTACCGCGAACAGGGCTATCCTCTGCAAGATCACCGTCTACAGCGACTCTGA
- a CDS encoding valine--tRNA ligase, protein MDKTYQPHAIETSWYNTWESENYFAPQGAGESYTIMIPPPNVTGSLHMGHGFNNAIMDALIRFRRMQGRNTLWQPGTDHAGIATQMLVERQLEAQGQNRHDLGREKFLEKVWEWKDQSGGNISRQIRRLGSSVDWSRERFTMDDGLSEAVKEAFVRLHEDGLIYRGKRLVNWDTKLHTAISDLEVENHDEKGFLWNLKYPLADGAKTAEGNDYLIVATTRPETMLGDAAVAVNPNDDRYKALIGQFVELPLVGRRIPIIADDYCDPEFGTGCVKITPAHDFNDYEVGKRHNLPLLNIFDKNAAVLPACQVFNLDGTLNESIDGKIPAEYAGLDRFEARKQIVAAFDAAGLLVSVDDHGLKVPKGDRSGTIIEPWLTDQWYVSTKPLAEPAIAAVEDGRIQFVPKQYENMYFSWMRDIQDWCISRQLWWGHRIPAWYDESGKVYVGRDEAEVRAKHNLGPDVALQQDNDVLDTWFSSGLWTFSTLGWPEQTEFLKKFHSTDVLVTGFDIIFFWVARMIMLTMHLVKNADGTPQVPFKTVYVHGLVRDGQGQKMSKSKGNVLDPLDIIDGIELEELVQKRTSGMMQPKLAKKIEKQTRDEFADGIASYGTDALRFTFCSLASTGRDIKFDMGRVEGYRNFCNKIWNAARYVLDKGEDCGQNGEAFELSLADRWIISQLQRTEAEVTRQLDQFRFDLAAQALYEFIWNQYCDWYLELSKPVLWDENAPVERQRGTRRTLVRVLEVALRLAHPFMPFITEEIWQRIAPLAGIEGKTIMLQPWPVANEERIDQGAEDDIEWLKTLMLGTRNIRAEMNIGPGKPLNLFLKNVSAEDQRRLTENEALLKKLARLESITVLAAGEEAPLSATALVGEMEVLVPMAGLIDKAAELARLDKEILRLQGEVQRVGGKLSNAGFVDKAPAEVIDKERAKLAEAEQALGKLAEQHARIASL, encoded by the coding sequence ATGGATAAGACCTACCAGCCGCACGCCATTGAAACTTCCTGGTACAACACCTGGGAGTCAGAGAATTACTTCGCCCCGCAAGGCGCGGGCGAGTCCTACACCATCATGATCCCGCCGCCGAACGTCACCGGCAGCCTGCACATGGGTCACGGCTTCAATAACGCGATCATGGACGCCCTGATCCGTTTCCGCCGCATGCAGGGTCGCAACACCCTGTGGCAGCCGGGCACCGACCATGCCGGTATCGCCACGCAAATGCTGGTGGAGCGTCAACTCGAAGCCCAGGGCCAGAATCGCCATGATCTGGGTCGCGAAAAATTCCTCGAGAAAGTCTGGGAGTGGAAGGATCAGTCCGGCGGCAACATCAGCCGTCAGATCCGCCGTCTCGGCTCGTCCGTGGACTGGAGCCGCGAGCGCTTCACCATGGACGACGGCCTCTCGGAAGCGGTGAAAGAAGCGTTCGTGCGCCTGCACGAAGACGGCCTGATCTATCGCGGCAAGCGCCTGGTCAACTGGGACACCAAGCTGCACACGGCGATTTCCGACCTCGAAGTGGAAAACCACGACGAGAAAGGCTTCCTGTGGAACCTGAAGTACCCGCTGGCCGACGGCGCCAAGACCGCTGAAGGCAATGACTACCTGATCGTCGCGACCACTCGCCCGGAAACCATGCTCGGCGACGCCGCCGTCGCCGTGAACCCGAACGATGACCGCTACAAAGCCCTGATCGGCCAATTTGTCGAGCTGCCGCTGGTCGGCCGCCGCATCCCGATCATTGCCGACGATTACTGCGACCCCGAATTCGGCACCGGCTGCGTGAAAATCACCCCGGCCCACGATTTCAACGACTACGAAGTCGGCAAGCGCCACAACCTGCCGCTGCTGAACATCTTCGACAAGAACGCCGCTGTGTTGCCCGCCTGCCAGGTGTTCAACCTCGATGGCACGCTGAACGAAAGCATCGACGGCAAGATCCCGGCCGAATACGCCGGCCTGGACCGCTTCGAAGCGCGCAAGCAGATCGTTGCTGCATTCGACGCCGCCGGCCTGCTGGTCAGCGTCGACGATCACGGCCTGAAAGTGCCCAAGGGCGACCGCTCCGGCACCATCATCGAGCCGTGGCTGACCGACCAGTGGTACGTGTCGACCAAGCCATTGGCCGAGCCTGCGATTGCTGCCGTTGAAGACGGCCGTATCCAGTTCGTGCCCAAGCAGTACGAAAACATGTACTTCTCGTGGATGCGCGACATCCAGGATTGGTGCATCAGCCGTCAGTTGTGGTGGGGCCACCGGATCCCGGCCTGGTACGACGAGTCGGGCAAGGTCTACGTCGGTCGCGACGAAGCCGAAGTACGTGCCAAGCACAACCTCGGCCCGGACGTTGCGCTGCAACAGGACAATGACGTTCTCGACACCTGGTTCAGTTCGGGGCTGTGGACCTTCTCCACCCTCGGCTGGCCCGAGCAGACCGAATTCCTGAAGAAATTCCACTCCACCGACGTGCTGGTGACTGGCTTCGACATCATTTTCTTCTGGGTTGCCCGGATGATCATGCTCACCATGCACCTGGTGAAAAATGCAGACGGCACGCCACAGGTTCCGTTCAAGACCGTTTATGTGCACGGTCTGGTACGTGACGGCCAGGGCCAGAAGATGTCCAAGTCCAAGGGCAACGTCCTGGACCCGCTGGACATCATCGACGGTATCGAGCTGGAAGAACTGGTGCAGAAGCGCACCTCCGGCATGATGCAGCCGAAGCTGGCGAAGAAGATCGAGAAGCAGACCCGCGACGAGTTCGCCGACGGCATCGCCAGCTACGGCACCGACGCCCTGCGCTTTACCTTCTGCTCGCTGGCGTCCACCGGTCGCGACATCAAGTTCGACATGGGCCGCGTCGAAGGCTATCGCAACTTCTGCAACAAGATCTGGAACGCCGCGCGCTATGTGCTGGACAAGGGCGAAGACTGCGGCCAGAACGGCGAAGCCTTTGAGCTGTCGCTGGCCGATCGCTGGATCATCTCGCAGCTGCAACGCACCGAAGCCGAAGTGACCCGTCAGCTCGACCAGTTCCGCTTCGACCTGGCGGCGCAAGCCTTGTACGAGTTCATCTGGAACCAGTATTGCGACTGGTACCTGGAACTGTCCAAGCCTGTGCTGTGGGACGAAAACGCGCCGGTCGAACGTCAGCGCGGTACGCGTCGCACGCTGGTTCGGGTGCTGGAAGTCGCGCTGCGCCTGGCACACCCGTTCATGCCGTTCATCACCGAAGAGATCTGGCAGCGCATCGCGCCGCTGGCTGGCATCGAAGGCAAGACGATCATGCTGCAACCTTGGCCAGTGGCCAATGAAGAGCGCATCGATCAGGGCGCCGAAGATGACATCGAATGGCTGAAGACGCTGATGCTCGGCACGCGCAACATTCGCGCCGAGATGAACATCGGTCCGGGCAAGCCGCTGAACCTGTTCCTGAAAAACGTCAGCGCCGAAGATCAGCGTCGTCTCACCGAGAACGAAGCCTTGCTGAAAAAGCTGGCCCGCCTGGAGTCGATCACCGTATTGGCGGCCGGCGAAGAAGCACCATTGTCCGCCACCGCGCTGGTGGGCGAGATGGAAGTGCTGGTGCCAATGGCCGGCTTGATCGACAAGGCCGCCGAGCTGGCACGCCTGGACAAGGAAATCCTGCGCCTGCAGGGCGAAGTCCAGCGGGTGGGCGGCAAACTGTCCAACGCCGGTTTCGTCGACAAGGCTCCGGCCGAAGTCATCGACAAGGAACGCGCCAAACTGGCTGAAGCTGAACAGGCTTTGGGCAAATTGGCCGAGCAGCATGCGCGGATTGCCAGCCTGTAA
- a CDS encoding DNA polymerase III subunit chi — MDTPKQQQSAHLLDDLESIRQLLGDDNLQPPLLTDTVEDDDQEQIPMLFDAVSASQPTAEPTPPTPAAEPSPAADKGPDALLHLDGELRSAAMLIMQDVIDDFAPHIETEIKRRLAARMDRLLSQYE; from the coding sequence ATGGACACTCCAAAACAGCAACAGTCCGCGCACCTGCTGGACGACCTCGAGTCGATCCGGCAACTGCTCGGCGACGACAACCTGCAACCGCCCCTGCTGACCGATACGGTCGAGGACGATGACCAGGAACAGATTCCGATGTTGTTCGATGCGGTCAGCGCCTCCCAGCCTACAGCCGAACCGACGCCACCCACCCCTGCCGCCGAGCCTTCACCTGCGGCCGATAAAGGCCCGGACGCCCTGCTGCATCTGGACGGCGAACTGCGCTCCGCCGCCATGCTGATCATGCAAGACGTGATCGACGACTTCGCCCCGCACATCGAAACCGAAATCAAACGCCGGCTCGCTGCGCGGATGGATCGGTTGCTCAGCCAGTACGAATAG
- the lptG gene encoding LPS export ABC transporter permease LptG yields MVKLDRYIGSSVFMAILAVLGIILGLATLFAFIDEMSDVSDTYTLVDVLSYVLLTAPRRLYDMLPMAALIGCLIGLGSLASHSELTIMRAAGVSVGRIVWAVMKPMLVLMVVGLLIGEYVAPAAEVTAQANRSLAQGSGDAQSAKHGLWHRQGDEFIHVNSVQPNGLLYGVTRYRFDDQRHMLSSSFAKRAEFDKDHWQLSEVTTTVFHEKSTEVVTAPVERWNVALSPQLLSTVVMSPDSLSITGLWGYIHYLADQGLSNGRYWLAFWVKVLQPLVTAALVLMAISFIFGPLRSVTLGQRVFTGVLVGFTFRIVQDLLGPSSLVFGFPPLLAVLLPASVCALAGLWMLRRAG; encoded by the coding sequence GTGGTTAAACTCGATCGCTACATCGGCAGCAGTGTGTTCATGGCGATCCTGGCGGTACTGGGGATCATTCTCGGTCTGGCGACGCTGTTTGCCTTTATCGACGAGATGAGCGACGTCAGCGATACCTACACCCTGGTCGATGTGTTGAGCTACGTCCTGCTCACCGCGCCGCGCCGTCTCTATGACATGTTGCCGATGGCGGCGCTGATCGGGTGCCTGATCGGCCTCGGCAGCCTGGCCAGTCACAGCGAGCTGACCATCATGCGCGCAGCGGGTGTATCGGTCGGACGGATCGTCTGGGCGGTCATGAAGCCGATGCTGGTGCTGATGGTCGTGGGGCTGCTGATTGGCGAGTACGTCGCCCCGGCGGCGGAAGTCACTGCCCAGGCCAATCGCTCCCTGGCCCAGGGCAGCGGCGATGCGCAAAGCGCCAAGCACGGCCTGTGGCACCGCCAGGGTGACGAGTTCATCCATGTCAACTCGGTGCAGCCCAACGGCCTGCTGTATGGCGTGACCCGCTATCGCTTCGATGATCAACGCCACATGCTGTCTTCGAGCTTCGCCAAGCGCGCGGAATTCGACAAGGACCACTGGCAGTTGAGCGAAGTCACGACCACGGTATTCCATGAAAAAAGCACGGAAGTGGTGACGGCCCCGGTCGAGCGCTGGAATGTGGCGCTGAGCCCGCAATTGCTCAGTACGGTGGTGATGTCCCCCGATTCGCTGTCGATCACCGGCTTGTGGGGTTACATCCACTACCTGGCCGACCAGGGCCTGAGCAATGGTCGTTATTGGCTGGCATTTTGGGTCAAGGTGTTGCAGCCGCTGGTCACCGCTGCCCTGGTGCTGATGGCGATTTCCTTCATCTTCGGTCCGTTGCGTTCGGTGACCCTCGGCCAGCGGGTGTTCACGGGGGTGCTGGTGGGCTTTACCTTCCGCATCGTCCAGGATCTGCTGGGGCCTTCGAGCCTGGTGTTCGGTTTTCCGCCACTCCTGGCGGTGCTGTTGCCGGCCAGTGTCTGTGCCCTGGCCGGGCTCTGGATGCTGCGCCGGGCCGGTTGA